The genome window TGGAGTTATGGGATTCCCCGGACCCAAGGGAGTTGCTGTGAGTGCAACACTGAACATTATTGTCCTCAAAGTCCAGTTGGTTTGCGGCCATCGTTTTGCTCACgctctttttcatttgattaggGTGAGAACGGCAAGCCTGGTGAGAAGGGACCCGCTGGCGATATGGGCGGTGTCGTAAGTGCtattatttgatttgaggtCAGATTGTGCGTTGATCTTCATCCACGCAAAATCAGACGGACTTTTCTATTCTTCTCAGGGTGCCCCTGGCAAAGATGGTGATGCTGGTGCTCCTGGCCCCTCCGGCCCTGCCGTAAGTATCAAAACAATTTCATGTCGCGttgtaaaaacacaaagacaggCAGTGAGGTCTCTGATCACCTGGTGTTCCTCAGGGACCTGCTGGAGAGAAGGGAGAGGGTGGTCCTGCTGGACCTTCCGGATTCCAGGTGAGTTTGAGGACATCACCGTATAAACTGTGATCTCTGGTTGCAACATTTCTGGTAGCAAGTGTTGATATTCTGCTTCTCTTCCTTAAACAGGGTCTTCCCGGACCCCAAGGTGCTACTGGTGAGACTGGCAAGCCTGGTGAGCAGGTAAGAATGAGAATGATTATCACATTATACTTACATCACaatactttgtcaacaaccgtGTTGGTTGTTAACCCTGTCCTTCTTTGATTAGGGTGTTGCTGGTGAGGCTGGACCTTCTGGCCCAAGCGGACCCAGAGTGAGTATCCTGGAAATCAGCCGGTTCCTTCAACGTCATTGGCTCCTGACTAATCTCGAtccatctttctttctttcaatcaGGGCGATAGAGGTTTCCCTGGTGAGCGTGGTGCTCCTGGTGTCGGAGGACCAACTGGACCCCGTGGTTCCCCTGGCCCTGCTGGTAACGATGGAGCTAAGGTAAATTGGAGAGACCTTTGTAGATGAGGGTGTCCGCGAGGGTTCTAAACGGTGTCGTTTTAGTTTTCAATTCTGTCACACGCAGATTATTACTCTTTACTCAAACATTAAAACTCAAGTGCAATTAGATGCCaggcaatatttattttcttaccttGCTTTACCCTGATGATCTTTCCAGCTGGTTAAGAGAAATCAAAACAGTTCTGAGTTAGGACTTGTACATTTGATGAGATACTGTTGGTTTCAATTCAATTGCCAGCCTCTGCAACAAATTGACAATGCTTCTGTTTCTGTGTGCAGGGAGAGACTGGTGCAGCTGGTGCCAATGGTGCCCTCGGAAGCCCCGGTATGCAGGGAATGCCTGGCGAGCGTGGAGCTTCTGGCCAGCCTGGAGCCAAGGGAGAGAGAGTAAGAATCGCTTCACCTCTTTCCCAATTGTGCCGTCAGTCCACATGAACACCaacaagatgatttttttactTCTCAGGGTGAGGTTGGTGCCAAGGGAGGTGAGGGTGCCCTCGGCAAAGATGGCATGCGCGGCATGACCGGACCTATCGGACCCCCTGGACCTCCTGGTGCTCAGGGTGAGAAGGTAAGATCGCTTTATTCGGATTGCCCAGATGGTGGTCTTCTCTGCCACATCCAAGGATAGATAGCTAGTGCAAGTCAACAGTACAAacgaattctttttttttttttacggtcAAGCTGATTTCTTTTGCATGTGGTTTTAGGGTGAGCCTGGCCCAGTTGGAGCTGTTGGACCTACCGGCTCTCGCGGTTCCCCCGTAAGTTTTTTGCCAATCATTCAAAAACCAGATACATTTTATGATTTGCGTCTTCAGTCCATACAGATATGTATTCTCATGATTTTTCATACCTTCAGGGTGAGCGTGGAGAGGGTGGCCCAGCTGGACCTGCTGGATTTGCCGGACCCCCTGTAAGCACCTCTCTTTATCCAAACCATAATTTAAGGATGGCCATGAGTTTTTaactgatgattttttttccttccaattTTAGGGTGCTGACGGTCAGCCTGGTGCCAAGGGAGAGACTGGTGCTACTGGCCCCAAGGGAGATGCTGGTGCTCCTGGTCCCGGTGGACCTGTTGGACCCGCTGGCCCCCAGGTGGGGTTACTGTTTAATCACGTGGAAATTCACACCTAGTCTTCATTGTGAAAGTGTGCCTCCAGTCTCACCTTCAAATGCATGTGTTCACAGGGACTTGCTGGTCCTCCTGGTGCCAAGGGTGCTCGTGGTGGTGCTGGAGCTCCTGTAAGTGTCTCGATAGGCTTTGTGTGCTGGACTTGCTTTCAGTTCCATGTTTCACTTTCTGTGTTGTTGTGCAGGGTGCTACTGGTTTCCCTGGACCCGCTGGCAGAGTTGGCCCCGCTGGCCCCGCTGTAAGTGCTTCTCACCGTTTGGCTCTGAACACCTGTCGCATCAGCAACGATATGACCTCACGGTGTGTCTCTGCAGGGCGTTGCTGGACCCCCTGGACCCGGTGGCCCCGTTGGCAAAGATGGCCAAAGGGGAGCTCGTGGTGAGACTGGTCCCGCCGGTCGCCCTGGTGAGCCTGGTGCTGTTGGTCTTGCTGGACCTTCCGGAGAGAGAGGATCCCCTGGCTCCGATGGTGCCCCTGTAAGTAGATGCACtttattcactttttaaaaatggcctGTTCTTTGTCGGCTCGAACTGACCCAGCGTGTCCTTCTTTGCAGGGTGCCGGCGGTATTCCCGGACCCCAAGGTATTGGTGGACAGCGTGGTATTGTAGGTCGCCCTGGACTGCGTGGAGAGGCTGGTTTCACTGGTCTTCCTGGACCTGCTGTAAGTGTTCCTCAAAAGATCACTGAACTcggatcattttaaaatgtacaccGTTTCTCATCActccaaatgttttgattcAGGGTGAGCCTGGAAAGCAAGGACCTGGCGGACCTGTTGGTGCCCGTGGACCCCCTGGACCCGCTGGAGCCCCCGGACTCTCTGGTGCTCCCGGAGAGGCTGGTCGTGAGGTATGAGCTGCTGTTTACTTGCTCCCAATTCAATTCTGATCACTTTGCTATTTATAAGCTAGGTAGTTTGTCTACTTTGTCAAATAACATACGACCAATTCTTCACAGGGCGCTCAAGGACACGATGGTGCACCTGGTCGCGATGGACCTGCTGGCGCTAAGGTTAgcaatctatttttaaatgtacttttcaaaacattgtAAAACAGATTGTCATTTGCAGAGTTGTCTGACTGAATGTGCTTTCTATAGGGAGACCGTGGCGAGTCTGGCTTGGCCGGACCCCCAGGACCTCCTGGTGCTCCCGGTGCCCCCGGAGCTGTTGGCCCCTCTGGCAAGTCTGGCGATCGTGGAGAGGCTGTACGTGTCACCTTTACTGAAATATTGACAATCTCGCCGTCCTCTAATTTTCCAGTGCGTTGACATTTCCATTCCTCATTGCTAGGGTCCCGCTGGTCCTTCTGGTCCTTCTGGCCCTGCCGGTGCCCGTGGTCCTGCTGTAGGTTCCTCATTCCCTTTTTTGTTCGTGCGGACCGGAAATGGTAAATCAGCTTCACACCTCCGTTTGACTTTTTGTCGTAAAGGGACCCGCCGGAGGCAAGGGAGACAGAGGAGAGGCTGGTGAGGCTGGAGAGAGAGGCCACAAAGGACACAGAGGATTCACTGGCATGCAGGGTATGCCCGGACCTGCTGTGAGTACCATTTCCGTGCATCCATCACAAGACTCCTGGCGAGAAGGCTTGGCTCAGTCTGTGATCATTTCTTGAGGGATGAGATTCTCTTTGCATGCTCATGGCGGCTTCTTCTGACTCCAGGGAACTTCTGGAGAGAGAGGACCCGCTGGAGCCTCTGGATCCGCTGGACCAAGAGTGAGTACAATCCGTCCTGAAAAGTGTGGTAGTCTTGTACGGTGGCTTTCGGGAGATTTcttcatcatgtttttttttttttttttgctccataGGGACCTGCTGGATCTTCCGGCACCCACGGTAAGGATGGCATGAACGGTATGCCCGGACCCATCGGACCTCCCGGACCTCGTGGTCGCAATGGAGAAATGGGACCTCATGTAAGTTTCTTTCACATGCTTGATCTTTCTCCTTGAAGCTGAGAGATTTCTAAGCTCCTGTTATGTTTTCTAGGGTCCTCCCGGACCTCCCGGACTTCCCGGACCCCCTGGTGCTCCCGGTGGCGGATTCGACTTCATCAGCCAGCCTCTTCAGGAGAAGGGACCCGATCCCTACCGCGCTGGCCATTACCGCGCTGACGACCCCAGTGTTCTCCGCGATCGTGACATGGAGGTCGACACCACCCTGGAGTCTCTGACCAAGAGAATCGAGAAGCTGAACAGCCCCGACGGCACCCAGAAGAGCCCCGCCCGCATGTGCCGTGACCTGAGGATGTGCCATCCCGAGTGGCAGAGCGGTGAGTGGGCATCCAGAACCTCCCTAAAATGATCTTGTGCACTCAATCGTGGTCTTACAAATGATTCATCTCCTTCAGGCACCTACTGGGTGGACCCCAACCAGGGCTCCCCTATGGACGCCATCAAGGTTCACTGCAACATGGAGACCGGCGAGACTTGCGTCTCTCCCAGCCAGTCCACCGTGCCCATGAAGAACTGGTACATGAGCAGAAACCCCAAAGATAAGAAGCACGTCTGGTTCAGCGAGTCCATGACCGGTGGATTCCAGGTAAGACAAGATGGATTCTTTTGGACAAGCACAGGCAAGCTCAGACCGTGTTGATGACAATATCTTCTATGACCTCCACACAGTTCCAGTATGGCACCGATGGAGCTGATGCCGAGGATGTCAGCATCCAGATGACCTTCATGCGTCTGATGGCCAACCAGGCCTCTCAGAACATCACATACCACTGCAAGAACAGCATTGCCTACATGGACTCAGCCTCCGGCAACCTCAAGAAGGCCCTGCTGCTCCAGGGCTCCAACGACGTGGAGATCAGAGCCGAGGGCAACAGCCGCTTCACATACAGCGTCAGCGAGGACGGTTGCACGGTAAGCCCCGGCGTTACAGATTTCCAATGGCGAAATGTGAACGTGATGTTTCTGAGCCTTTTTGTCCCcctgtttttttccgtccACAGTCACACACTGGCTCATGGGGCAAGACAGTCATTGACTACAAGACATCAAAAACATCCCGCCTGCCAATCATTGACATTGCTCCTATGGATGTTGGTGCCCCTGATCAGGAATTTGGCGTTGAAGTTGGCCCAGTTTGCTTCTTGTAaaaaggagaggaaaaaaaaggaagaaatatGGACAtgacattgttgttttttttctagcagTCATCTCTAAAAACCCTATTTCTTTTGCATTCAAAACTCATTCGGCCACCATCGGTCCACACGCTTAAAACCACTCCACTGAagacaatgatttttttttttttttgtttctttccaaTCGTTTCTGGACTGCCACTCCACAAggacactttaaaaaaaacgagaaaCAAATTAGAACAAATCGGTTCGTTTACAACGGCAACAAGAACATATTTACTTGTGTAAAATGTCTCCCTTGGAGTTTAAGAAAAAATTATCGCAATGAAATACAGGTGACTTTTGCCGTTTTTCGCCCCCAACTGCGGAAGGACAttaagaaacaacaaatgaTATGTACCATTTTTGCTTGGTGttaaataaattgtaaaaagTGTGACGTGTCTCCTTGTTGTAAAATTGTCCTAAcggaatgcaaaaaaaatcccaaacaaaAGTGCACCTTCATTGCTTTGATGGCTACCTCAAAACAAGAAGTCACCGCCaccttttggtttttttcttaaagGAAAAGGGTCATATTTTACACACAAGCCTAATGGGGAGCATGTAAACACGTCAAGGTGCTATTGAACCAACTCAACTTGTTGTGATGGTGAGACGTTCGCTGTCATACTGTAATTTTGACCACTCGTATGCCCGCCGAACCCTTTTGGTGCTACTTAATTGACTCGTCAACTTGTTATCTTTGCcgtgcaattgtttttttgtaaacgCATGTCATTGTagctgaaaacaaaagtgaccATTTCAATTGACATCTCTTGCccgttgttgttctttttctgtctcatcttcactaaaaaaagaaaactagcACAACTCCTGCcctgttgtttttatattgtttgttgttgtctcaAGAAGaagtcggaaaaaaaaaacccaaccaGGAAGCAGACCCACTTCCATGGTTGAAAAAGAGAGATTGTGTACTTATGTTGTACATGTATAATAAATCaagatgtttttaattattttttgctggGTGCTGAAataaagcatgtgaagtggttCTACTCACTGGCTGACTTTTCACTGTCCTGTCGAGCAACTGTTGTGAAACCCAAAATGGCTCCCGTCTTTAAAGTTAGCATCTATCGGTGCCTAGCCGCACCAACTATTCCACAGCAGTTGCACTTGTGTTTCCTAAGAGCAGCAGTGAAAACAAAGCCAATTATTTTTCTATCATTCATACTAATAGACAATTTACTGATAATAACAATGTAGGAGGAAGCCGGGGTACTCGGGCACAAGAAGTACATGGAAAGCTGGAGGTGAGATTTAAACTAAGAGTCTCAGAAATGTGAGGCAGTCCTATCCACTCCTTTCAGTTTCATCCacagaataaaaattctttGAGGACATTTCTTCCGAAACAAAAACGCACCTTCTAGCAGTAAACAGAGCACTTTATTTCTGAAACACCCATTTCCACAAATGTCACTCAAAAGCCCTGGCAtcgcaataaataaaaaaggaaggaCACAAGTTTTGGACCTTACAGTGTTAACTAAATTACTCTAGCGTCCCCTGGTGGGCTTTAAGCGCAATAAGCATCCAGGGTCATTTGTAACCTAAAATTAAGAGTTGATGtaatttatattcatttcCACCCATCTATCTTAACCTAACTTGGACTGTTAACGATCAAAACCtcaaaacacaacttttaaaaatgatattaCGATTAATATTGTAACACACTGATGATTAGAGAGAAAAACACTCACAAACGTTAAGCGCACACAAGACATTCCGTCCTCCTGGATCGACGCTCCATTGGTGCTTTTATTTCCTGCAGAGGCAAAGACAACATTTGTTGACTTGAAAGCATCAAGTAGTACGTGTGAACGGAGTCTCACCTTGGCATCGTGTCAACATTGGGGTCACTGCGAGGAGACGCAAATCAGATAGGAAATGtgctttaaataaaatgtgaaaaaaagaaggtTCTTACTGCTGGGCCATGATGAGGGGCATACGGGGACTGTCGGAGGGCGTCGCCTGGGCTCCTGTACGGCTGTCGAACATGGGCAGCGTGGAGAGCGGCGGGGGGACGCCCCGGTGGTCCGCCATGCTCCTCAACTCGTCAGTGTTGTCCAGAATGGTGTGGTGGTGGTACAGCTGGATCCTGTGCCACAGCGTGAAAATTAGGATATTGAGTCCCTGTTTATTGCTGGGTAGGTTTTTGACTTACTGATTTGTCTTTTCGTTCCTCTTGTCTCTGTAAGAAAACATCACATGTTGTAGTTCGTGTGTTCACAAAGTAGGTTAAATGTTGCGCGGTTGAAAACGTACACGCCTTCGCGACGTCCACACATGATGTAGGTGAGCAGCAGACACAGGACGAGGGCCACCACCAGCGGCACAATAATAGTCACGAGGTAGTCGGGCAAAAAGTCCCGGTCCTCGGGGGACTTGGGTGGCTCGAAGTCCTCGCCGGCCTCGAGCACACCGGAGCCCAAGGTAGGGGCTGGCGGGCTCGGAGCCATCTGGGTCAGATCAAACTGAAGGGGTGCAAAAGGGGTATTGCATGTGGGCTGTTGCGTTCCCCCTGACACTTGCCACTCCACATGTActtaaagcaggggtctcacCAGCTCAGTGCTGCACCAGCTGATACAGTTGCTGGGGATGCTGCAGAAGTTGCACTCCCCAGGAACCTTGACCTTGGCGCCCGTCGCACACTGCCGCTGATACTCTGGCGCCTGTACCTGGAGGAGGCAGCCCGAAAACTTCTGCTCCGATCCCACCTTCACGTACACGCTGGCACAAAAGTGAGGAGAGAAAAATAAGTCAACTGACTGGTGGatggaaaataataatgcCGTGTTACCCTTCAAAATGTCCTGCCAGCGGGAGGGGCACGCGACCGCCACGGTCCAGCGCGTTGGAGATGTTGACAATGTCCAAGGCCTCCGTGTCCCACAGCTTCTGCAAGTCCTGCTTGATCTCATCCTGGACAGCAGGGGGCAGCACCTTCTCAATCTCTCGCAGCTTGATGAAGAACTCAGCCTGATAGGATGGGCTCTTGGCTAAGTGAGAGTGGGGATGGGATTAACATGAGGTCGGTGAAAGTACAGTGAACCTCGAATCCATCCTTTTTGTACCTGCAATCACGTTAAGGACAAGAATTTGCCGAGTGGTTTCGTAGCTTCGCTTGTTGACAGCGTAAATCTGccagaaacaaaatgacaatattgttttgcaaagaaCCAGTTTGTTAGTTGAGGCAACCATTATTTGGTTAACACATGATGCTGAAATAAAGTCAATCATAAACgctttgttgacatttctgGAAAGGCTGAAAAAGCTTCTAGAAATGACACAGCTTGCAATTTTCTCTCCTAGAATTCCTAACAAGAGTCCAGATACCTCAATGACGCTTTTCCCGGTCGACATCGGGGTCCCGTACAGAAAGCCGTTGTCGAAAGGATGCCTCTGGGTGAAGCGCAGCCACTCGGGAAGATCTGGGAAGTACTGCAGGTTGCACTTGAACACCATCGGGTCATCGTACAGGCGCCCCACTATacatgatgaaaaaaacaacaacttgtcAACACTCACTAGGACAtattgggggggggacaaGGCACTGGCTCTTACGGTAGAGCTGGGACAGTGACTCAAAGTCGCTCTGGAACGTTTCTCTCATCAACTCGTAGGAGAAAAACTTCCCTGCTGGGAGGTTGAATTTGATCTCGGCGTGAGCTGCACTCACAACTGTGTGGATGATTAAACACAGTAGAAATCACAACATGAGTGTCAAAACCAAGGTAGCAAActgtacgttttttttttaatatataaaagacaaaaacttgCCTGTTAGAAGGAGAAACCAGCTCCTGCACACTGCCATCTTGTTTTGGCCCGTGATTGACAGCTACAAGTGCACAGTAAGAAAGACTGGCCGGGGTTATTTTGGTCACTCCCGCCTCCAAAGACATCCAAAGAGGCGGTACCCTTCAGGCTggtgattaaaataaatggatagCACACAATTGAATTGTATTGCAATTACAATAACATGCATTTACTCAATAATGGGCCGTCAGGAGGTCATTTGTAAGGACTTTGGAGACAGAGGGCCATGGCATACAAGGGTCATGGTCCCGTTGCGGGTAAATTCTATTGGAACCCGCCGGCGCTAGGACCCAGCGGATTCTTCTCCTCCATGCAGCGGCGGCTCTCGGCTCGCGGAGGAGGGAGGACCAGGCAGAAATCTGCTGCTCGCCGCAAGAGGAGATCAAAATGATGCTGCCTTTAAAAAGGGATTAAAACGTAAGCAATCTGTCGTCAACCGCGCTAAAGCCGCCGAGTCCCGTCGCTGCTCTACATGTCACGTTCAACTGTCATTTGAACGATCGCGACAATCGTGCAAGTATCACCGTTGCAATTCCGCGCAAGCTAATGACAGATGCATCGTGCCCACTTTCTCCACAGCAGTGCATGAGATCTGCAGCGCGGCGCGGTGCGGTGCGGTGCATGCAGGCCTTGAATGCAATCTGTTGTTTTCGTCTCGATCCCCCTGCCCCGCTAGCCTGAGCGCATCAGCCGCTCGCCGGTGGATAATACAGCTTTGCAAGCGGGAGtgaaagagggagggagggacggagggaaggaaggcatGCCGTCGCAGAGCATCCGTCGCGACGCCTGAGCGAGCCACCATGATGAAGACGGAACCCACTGCCAAGAGCGCCGGCTCCACGCTCAGGAGCCCATCCCCGCACAGGAGCGCCTATGAGGCGGGGATGCAGGCCCTCAAGCCCGTCCCCGACAACGCCGCCAATGGAGACGTGCAGGGCGGCCCCCGGGGTCGCAGGTACGGCTCCAACGTGCACCGCATCAAGAACATGTTCCAGCAGCTGCAGACCACCACGGGTGAAGCCGAGACAGAGGAGGGTGCCAAGGGAAGCGACAAAGCCGTGCGGCTCTCCCTTCCTAGGGCCGGCAGCCTCAACGAGAACGTGGACCACAGCGCGCTGCTCAAGCTCGGCTCCACCGTGTCCGAACGCGTCAGCAAGTTCGACACCAAGCCCGAGAACGGCCACCAGCGGGCTTCATCGCCCAGCTACTCCAAGCTGCAAGAAACCCGCCGCATttttgagcagcagcagcaggagaagctgcagcaggagaagctgcagcagctgcagcagctgcagcagcagcaacaggagaaggtgcagcagcagcaacaggagaaggtgcagcagcagcagcaacaggagAAGCTGGCCACCACCAGGGTGCTGCTCAAGCCGGATAAGGCCCCCAGCCTGCAGGAGGGCAGGCTGGACATGATGGCCCGCTTCAACGGCAGCACCGAGTCCCTGGACAGCCTGGACGCCAGCGAGGCCGTGTCCCCCACTGTCAGCCAACTCAGCGCCGTCTTCGAACGGGCAGCCGAGCTCCGGAACAACCTGAACCGCCTCTCGTCCACGCCGCCGCTCCCATCCAGGGGGGTCAGCGCCAAGGTGGGCGTGTTGAACTCGAAAATAATCACCAAGAGGGCGAGTGCCTTGGTCTCCAGCAACCATGGGGATGACCAAGACGGGCCTGCGAGGAGCCTCCGCAGGGCGGCCGAGACCATAAACGGGGGTCAAAAGGAAGAGGCGCAACAGCACAGGTCAAAGACCGTGTCTGATGCGGGCGTGGAGGCCAAGGCAGAGCAACTTGAAGAGGCCAGCATGGTGGCGCGCTTCAAGAACGGAGATGCCACTTCAACGGGCCTGGAGGCAGCAGAGGAGGGCAGCCGGACGCCGAGAGACGACGGATCGAGCCAGGAAGAGGACGAGGACGACCGCTACGAGGCCGAGTCCAGCTGCGTGGAGATCGCAGGGCTCCCCGTGGAGGAGGAACCGCCCCCATCGAGGAAAATCCGCTTCAGTATCGAGCCCATCAAGGTGAGTTCATGATGGTATTTGTTCTTCATTTCCAGAACAGTCCAAAACCATGCACATTAGGGTTACTGAAAACCCCAAATTGGATAAAGTCCATCTTTTTTTGACCTTTAAGGTCAGCATTTTGGTAACAACGCTAATGTACTGGGTGGATGCTATGATATGTGTACCTAATAATGTGGTCAGTGAGCTACTTATACGATAATTGACAGGTCAAGCTTGCTCAGAGTTGACCCCGAAATGTCTTGACGAAGGGAAACCCTCCCCCCCGTCTTCACACTGTACCCCACAGAGGCCTTTGTTATGGAGATTGAtgtagtgtgtgcgtgtcaaaGGAGCGTCGGGGTCAAGCgccagggggggggggggttattaTGCTATTATGTGCCTCAAATGTCACGCGTCCCCGTTGCATAGTCACTTCTATGTCGCTTGCCAAACAGGAAGTAACCATTTTTAGCGCCCGCTTCCTGTCGTCAGCAGACACAAAAGGGTCTTGTTGTGGCGATGGCGGGTCtcttaaaaaacaataaaaaagtaTGTTTGGGGGTAGGGTTCATACGCAACTCATTCGTTGCTTTGTCATCAGTGTGCTGTTGTTGCCGTttataaaaatagaaactCTGCCAGGAACATCTCGTTGAGCTCGTTTgctttggaattttttttttttactcacatGTATGCAACTTCAACGTGATGGTTAAAAGGAATTGTTTTGGGTAAACGCTTGCGTAATAAGTCGAATATTAGAGCTTCTGACTTATCAAGTGATGACGTGAGCATGCAAGGGTATGTCGCAATCAAATCATCAAGAAGATttggaaaaaagacatttaaagacaaatgaGGGTTTTTAGTCACAACCTAGTCCCAGACTGAGCTATTTTCAAAAACTGTCCATTTTTTACAAGACTTCGACTCAATTctttaggcttttttttttcttttcttcaaacgTACTTGGCAAAAAAGATAAGATAAGCACACATTTTATTGGACGACAACAATGTGCCCCCTGTGACTTAATAATTAAAGTACTTTTTAAAGCTCCATGGTAAAAGAGGAGCTTGTTTTGTCTACACAaataagcaaaataaataaacaagtgaGCGAGTTGTTTCATAAGTTGTCACCTGAACGAGTGGGCGCTctggcacgcacacacacacacacacacacacacattccaccAACACATCACTGCGGGACAGAAACAAAAG of Syngnathus acus chromosome 19, fSynAcu1.2, whole genome shotgun sequence contains these proteins:
- the sgca gene encoding alpha-sarcoglycan — protein: MAVCRSWFLLLTVVSAAHAEIKFNLPAGKFFSYELMRETFQSDFESLSQLYLGRLYDDPMVFKCNLQYFPDLPEWLRFTQRHPFDNGFLYGTPMSTGKSVIEIYAVNKRSYETTRQILVLNVIAAKSPSYQAEFFIKLREIEKVLPPAVQDEIKQDLQKLWDTEALDIVNISNALDRGGRVPLPLAGHFEGVYVKVGSEQKFSGCLLQVQAPEYQRQCATGAKVKVPGECNFCSIPSNCISWCSTELFDLTQMAPSPPAPTLGSGVLEAGEDFEPPKSPEDRDFLPDYLVTIIVPLVVALVLCLLLTYIMCGRREGVDKRNEKTNQIQLYHHHTILDNTDELRSMADHRGVPPPLSTLPMFDSRTGAQATPSDSPRMPLIMAQHDPNVDTMPRK
- the LOC119138562 gene encoding neurabin-2-like → MMKTEPTAKSAGSTLRSPSPHRSAYEAGMQALKPVPDNAANGDVQGGPRGRRYGSNVHRIKNMFQQLQTTTGEAETEEGAKGSDKAVRLSLPRAGSLNENVDHSALLKLGSTVSERVSKFDTKPENGHQRASSPSYSKLQETRRIFEQQQQEKLQQEKLQQLQQLQQQQQEKVQQQQQEKVQQQQQQEKLATTRVLLKPDKAPSLQEGRLDMMARFNGSTESLDSLDASEAVSPTVSQLSAVFERAAELRNNLNRLSSTPPLPSRGVSAKVGVLNSKIITKRASALVSSNHGDDQDGPARSLRRAAETINGGQKEEAQQHRSKTVSDAGVEAKAEQLEEASMVARFKNGDATSTGLEAAEEGSRTPRDDGSSQEEDEDDRYEAESSCVEIAGLPVEEEPPPSRKIRFSIEPIKVFATYPNEDYDRRNEDVDPMAASAEYELEKRVERLDLFPVELEKDEDGLGISIIGMGAGADMGLEKLGIFVKTVTEGGAAHRDGRIQVNDLIVEVDGTSLVGVTQNFAASVLRNTMGTVKFFIGREKPGEQSEVAQLIQQTLEQERWQREMLEQRYNQYMEEHEEGEYGTDEDEDEDVSPQYTGAIEVFDLAENEDLSPLETDPEKLAHKYKELQIKHAVTQAEIQQLKRKLHHAEQDKQRWRMDKAQLEQTLQENKERMEKLEGYWMEAQSLCQAVDEHLKETQAQYQALERKYSKAKRLIKEYQQKEIEYLKKETQRCAQAGAEASLLKEESGQLQEQVADLECRVEELKSEPL